One region of Humidesulfovibrio mexicanus genomic DNA includes:
- a CDS encoding ATP-binding protein, which produces MRVLSKLSFQAKIGLGIFLIVVTVALMTAIPVSRMASRAILAEAKNRGLVLAENLSLRLADAMLTMDLLRMKTMVDELTVVGQDILYAFVQDENGNVLVHTFQKGFPVALARANAAQGDGANITLLDTGQELVYDFAAPVAISGRRFGTARLGLSRSRAEAQVRSLLVTFAGLSAAALAAAILLSTMFARRVTRRLNVLKQYAQEVVRGNLDIETASTLERNCWEIMDCKRQECPAYGKPRHRCWHMQGTLCPDCAPADNNGRKACHRCPVYRENAGDEIQDLAETFGIMAMTLKRQISALARQEQLMRTILDATPDLVCLLDPHGRVLAVNRAFAAFLEKPESEIVGRLEHELFPPEEATVRRERNLAVLASERGEQAETAARTPWGRRWFHQVDVPVRDASGRALGILKTARDVTEVKSIEEKLLQAQKMESLGKLAGGVAHEINTPLGIILGYAQLLQDDVPPEGQLSQDLKIIERQAKVCRKIVADLLGFSRQHESSMGEVDLNASVREVSSLVRHTFSLEKVALELDLADGLPGIVGDKEKLNQVWMNLLNNARDAMPGGGAIRVRTRQRASEGLAEVCVADSGTGISPEHLGKIFDPFFSTKGVGEGTGLGLSVSFGIIQNHGGVIEAESPAPESLRPGAPGAAGPGTVFRVLLPLAAASARKEPPTP; this is translated from the coding sequence AGAACCGCGGCCTGGTGCTGGCGGAAAACCTGTCCCTGCGCCTGGCCGACGCCATGCTCACCATGGACCTGCTGCGCATGAAGACCATGGTGGACGAGCTTACCGTGGTTGGCCAGGACATTCTGTACGCCTTTGTGCAGGACGAGAACGGCAACGTCCTGGTGCACACGTTCCAGAAGGGGTTCCCCGTGGCCCTTGCACGGGCCAACGCCGCCCAGGGGGACGGGGCCAACATCACCTTGCTCGATACCGGCCAGGAGCTGGTGTACGACTTCGCCGCCCCGGTGGCCATCTCCGGTCGGCGCTTCGGCACCGCGCGGCTGGGGCTTTCGCGTTCGCGGGCCGAGGCCCAGGTGCGCAGCCTGCTGGTCACCTTCGCCGGGCTTTCGGCCGCCGCGCTGGCCGCCGCCATCCTGCTCAGCACCATGTTCGCCCGCCGCGTCACCCGTCGGCTCAACGTGCTCAAGCAGTACGCGCAGGAGGTCGTGCGGGGGAACCTGGACATCGAGACCGCCTCCACCCTGGAGCGCAATTGCTGGGAGATCATGGACTGCAAGCGTCAGGAATGCCCGGCCTATGGCAAGCCCAGGCACCGCTGCTGGCACATGCAGGGCACCCTGTGTCCGGACTGCGCCCCGGCCGACAACAACGGCCGCAAGGCCTGCCACCGCTGTCCCGTGTACCGCGAGAACGCGGGCGACGAGATCCAGGACCTGGCGGAGACCTTCGGCATCATGGCCATGACCCTGAAGCGGCAGATCAGCGCCCTGGCCCGGCAGGAGCAGCTCATGCGCACCATCCTGGACGCCACCCCGGACCTGGTGTGCCTGCTTGATCCGCATGGCCGCGTGCTGGCGGTGAACCGCGCCTTCGCGGCGTTTCTGGAAAAGCCTGAAAGCGAAATCGTGGGCCGCCTGGAGCACGAATTGTTCCCCCCGGAGGAGGCGACGGTCAGGCGGGAGCGCAATCTGGCCGTGCTCGCCTCGGAGCGGGGGGAGCAGGCCGAGACCGCGGCGCGCACCCCCTGGGGCAGGCGCTGGTTCCACCAGGTGGACGTGCCCGTGCGCGACGCCTCCGGCCGGGCCTTGGGCATCCTCAAGACCGCCCGCGACGTCACCGAGGTCAAGAGCATAGAGGAGAAGCTGCTGCAGGCCCAGAAGATGGAGTCCCTGGGCAAGCTGGCCGGGGGCGTGGCCCACGAGATCAACACCCCCCTGGGCATCATCCTGGGCTATGCCCAGCTATTGCAGGACGATGTGCCCCCGGAGGGCCAGCTGAGCCAGGACCTCAAGATCATCGAGCGCCAGGCCAAGGTCTGCCGCAAGATCGTGGCCGACTTGCTCGGTTTTTCGCGCCAGCACGAGTCCAGCATGGGCGAGGTGGACCTCAACGCCTCCGTGCGGGAGGTGAGCTCCCTGGTGCGCCACACCTTCAGCCTGGAGAAGGTCGCCCTTGAGCTCGATCTGGCCGATGGCCTGCCGGGCATAGTGGGCGACAAGGAAAAGCTGAACCAGGTATGGATGAACCTGCTGAACAACGCCCGCGACGCCATGCCCGGCGGGGGGGCCATCCGCGTGCGCACGCGCCAGCGCGCATCCGAAGGACTGGCCGAGGTCTGCGTGGCCGATTCCGGCACGGGCATCAGCCCGGAGCACCTGGGCAAGATCTTCGACCCCTTCTTCAGCACCAAGGGCGTGGGCGAGGGCACGGGCCTGGGGCTGTCCGTGTCCTTCGGCATCATCCAGAACCACGGCGGCGTCATCGAGGCGGAGAGCCCAGCCCCGGAAAGCCTGCGACCGGGCGCACCGGGCGCGGCAGGGCCGGGAACCGTGTTCCGCGTCCTGCTTCCACTGGCCGCGGCGTCGGCCCGCAAGGAACCTCCAACACCGTAA
- a CDS encoding response regulator, with amino-acid sequence MASIIVLDDVADAAIMIKRMLSRLGHQVEAFTDEELAVEHVRQHPVDLAILDVKLLKMTGVEVLEEIRKISPGTRAIMLTGYPTLETARQALQLGAREYCVKPIDREELEAKVAAVLQE; translated from the coding sequence ATGGCGTCCATCATCGTTTTAGACGACGTGGCCGACGCGGCCATCATGATCAAGCGGATGCTCTCCCGCCTGGGGCACCAGGTGGAGGCCTTCACCGACGAGGAGCTGGCCGTGGAGCATGTGCGCCAGCATCCTGTGGACCTGGCCATCCTGGACGTGAAGCTGCTCAAGATGACCGGCGTGGAGGTGCTGGAGGAGATTCGCAAGATATCCCCCGGCACGCGGGCCATCATGCTGACCGGCTACCCCACCCTGGAGACCGCCAGGCAGGCCCTGCAGCTTGGCGCGCGGGAATACTGCGTCAAGCCCATCGACCGGGAGGAGCTGGAGGCCAAGGTGGCCGCGGTGCTGCAGGAGTAG
- a CDS encoding PEP/pyruvate-binding domain-containing protein → MGVLRDLLRHWPRRIFAPAAHLRAKYEDFKGLLDADEKSQVLIAELEEVLYAGRPADPARVPWLCQRLLATVQAVTQRLDAMQPGRYQGLAPVLERIGAELDPLLDHPPPPTGPPYLLSLAQCLDRPEQAGGKAANLALAASLGLPVPLAVAVSARAFSLLIESNALRPRLDRLLRQIDLERPERLAALCGDLRDMVLGARLPQAVKAALDRVSSLPGFGGGAFAVRSSAVGEDGGLSFAGQYASELHVAPDGLAGAWLRVAAAKYRPRAVVYRILHGLRDEETPMAVLVMPMVDARCAGALFSRDEGQAAAVSVFALAGLGDRLMAGSVAPRCLRLSRGERPEVLEDHGPREPELAPETLAGLVRAALALEERFGCPQEVEWAVDREGRVLVLQSRPHLPQTDLPERGVDAGAGCGLEPLAVGLRRVSGGLAAGELFRLDGQADPSGVPPGAVVLAGHLSPSLARCVGRARAVLSSCGSRASHFASIAREFGLPVLVGGEEQLRGLEHGRLVTVDADAGAVFAGACPVGEAPAPGAAAEPAAGSRSQRLPERFGQLARLVCSLGLTDPESPDFSPQGCRSLHDVVRYCHEKAVAEMFSLAGRGGRGMHGARRLASPLPLSMYLLDLGGGFAPGRAGDDVRPEDFASVPLTAFWSGLAHAGERWDSSLPHCDWEEFDRVSAGIFRPGGKLLASYALCSADYLHLLVRFGYHFAVLDSLCGPRPEANYVGLRFKGGGGLEEQKLLRLLFISRVLAGVGFAVRTRGDMLDARFARAGLEATRANLAVLGRLLARTRLMDMRLADASQAEREAEAFLSEVLRAS, encoded by the coding sequence ATGGGCGTGCTGCGCGACCTGCTCAGGCATTGGCCCCGGCGCATTTTTGCGCCGGCCGCGCACCTGCGCGCCAAGTACGAGGACTTCAAGGGGCTGCTCGACGCCGACGAAAAGAGCCAGGTGCTCATCGCCGAGCTGGAAGAGGTTCTGTACGCGGGGCGTCCGGCGGACCCGGCCCGGGTGCCCTGGCTGTGCCAGCGGCTTCTGGCCACGGTGCAGGCCGTAACCCAGCGCCTGGACGCCATGCAGCCCGGCCGCTACCAGGGCCTTGCGCCCGTGCTGGAACGCATCGGCGCGGAACTGGACCCGCTGTTGGACCATCCGCCGCCGCCCACGGGGCCGCCCTACCTGCTGTCCCTCGCCCAGTGCCTGGACCGCCCCGAGCAGGCCGGGGGCAAGGCCGCCAACCTGGCCTTGGCCGCCAGCCTGGGGCTGCCGGTGCCCTTGGCCGTGGCCGTCAGCGCGCGCGCCTTTTCCCTGCTCATAGAGTCCAACGCCCTGCGGCCGCGCTTGGACCGCCTGCTGCGCCAAATCGACCTGGAGCGGCCCGAGCGCCTGGCCGCCCTGTGCGGCGACCTGCGCGACATGGTGCTTGGCGCGCGCCTGCCCCAGGCCGTGAAGGCCGCCCTTGACCGCGTTTCCTCGCTGCCGGGTTTCGGCGGCGGCGCGTTCGCCGTGCGCAGTTCCGCCGTGGGCGAGGACGGCGGCCTCTCCTTCGCCGGGCAGTACGCCAGCGAACTGCATGTGGCCCCGGACGGTCTTGCCGGGGCCTGGCTGCGGGTGGCGGCGGCAAAGTATCGGCCCAGGGCCGTGGTGTACCGCATTCTGCACGGCCTGCGCGACGAGGAGACGCCCATGGCCGTGCTGGTGATGCCCATGGTGGACGCGCGGTGCGCCGGGGCGCTGTTCTCCCGCGATGAGGGCCAGGCGGCGGCGGTGAGCGTCTTTGCCCTGGCCGGGCTGGGCGACAGGCTCATGGCCGGGAGCGTGGCCCCGCGCTGCCTGCGCCTCTCGCGCGGGGAGCGCCCGGAAGTGCTGGAGGACCACGGCCCGCGCGAGCCGGAACTCGCCCCCGAGACCCTGGCCGGGCTGGTGCGCGCCGCCCTGGCCCTGGAGGAGCGCTTCGGCTGCCCGCAAGAGGTGGAGTGGGCCGTGGACCGTGAGGGCCGGGTGCTGGTGTTGCAGTCCCGTCCGCATCTGCCCCAAACGGACCTCCCGGAGCGCGGCGTGGACGCCGGAGCGGGCTGTGGTCTGGAGCCTCTGGCCGTGGGCCTGCGCCGCGTGAGCGGCGGTCTGGCGGCCGGGGAGCTGTTCCGGCTCGACGGCCAGGCCGATCCCAGCGGGGTGCCGCCGGGCGCGGTGGTCCTTGCCGGGCATCTGTCCCCATCCCTTGCCCGCTGCGTGGGCCGGGCCAGGGCGGTGCTGTCCTCCTGCGGCAGCAGGGCCAGCCATTTCGCCTCCATCGCCCGGGAGTTCGGCCTGCCCGTGCTTGTGGGCGGGGAAGAGCAACTGCGCGGCCTGGAACATGGGCGGCTGGTCACGGTGGACGCCGATGCGGGCGCGGTGTTCGCCGGGGCCTGCCCTGTGGGGGAAGCGCCCGCGCCCGGAGCTGCCGCCGAACCCGCCGCCGGGAGCAGGTCGCAGCGCCTGCCGGAGCGCTTCGGGCAACTGGCGCGGCTGGTGTGCAGCCTGGGCCTTACGGATCCGGAGAGCCCGGACTTTTCGCCCCAGGGGTGCCGCTCTTTGCACGACGTGGTGCGCTATTGCCACGAGAAGGCCGTGGCCGAGATGTTTTCCCTTGCCGGGCGCGGGGGCCGGGGAATGCACGGCGCCAGGCGGCTTGCAAGCCCCCTGCCGCTGTCCATGTATCTGCTGGACCTGGGCGGCGGCTTTGCGCCTGGCCGGGCCGGGGACGATGTCCGGCCCGAGGATTTCGCCAGCGTGCCCCTGACCGCCTTCTGGAGCGGCTTGGCCCATGCGGGCGAGCGCTGGGATTCCAGCTTGCCCCATTGCGACTGGGAGGAGTTCGACCGGGTCAGCGCGGGCATTTTCCGGCCCGGAGGCAAGCTTCTGGCGAGCTATGCCCTGTGCTCCGCGGACTATCTGCATCTGCTGGTGCGTTTCGGCTACCATTTCGCCGTGCTGGACAGCCTGTGCGGCCCAAGGCCCGAGGCCAACTATGTGGGCTTGCGCTTCAAGGGCGGCGGCGGGCTGGAGGAGCAAAAGCTGCTCCGGCTGCTGTTCATCAGCCGGGTGCTTGCCGGGGTGGGCTTCGCCGTGCGCACCCGTGGCGACATGCTGGACGCGCGCTTCGCCAGGGCCGGGCTGGAGGCGACCCGCGCAAATCTGGCCGTTCTCGGGCGGCTTCTGGCCCGCACGCGGCTCATGGACATGCGCCTGGCCGACGCCAGTCAGGCCGAACGCGAGGCCGAGGCCTTCCTCTCGGAAGTGCTTCGTGCTAGCTGA